One genomic region from Cellulomonas fengjieae encodes:
- a CDS encoding flavin reductase family protein: MSLLTPQPTVDRETYRSVFREYAGDVIVVTLDGTDGPHGFTATSLTSVSAQPPIVSFVINEASSSWPALREAPTAVINLLDASHTDIARTFATHGADRFGAATPWHRLDSGEPVLTLAPIALRVEITHRIPAGEQHVVLAQVSQVRVVGTREPLLYWAGDYRRIAS, from the coding sequence GTGTCCTTGCTGACCCCGCAACCCACCGTCGACCGGGAGACGTACCGCAGCGTCTTCCGGGAGTACGCCGGCGACGTCATCGTCGTGACGCTCGACGGGACCGACGGCCCGCACGGCTTCACCGCCACGTCGCTCACGTCCGTGTCCGCCCAGCCGCCGATCGTCTCGTTCGTCATCAACGAGGCCTCCTCCAGCTGGCCCGCCCTGCGGGAGGCGCCGACGGCGGTGATCAACCTGCTGGACGCCTCGCACACCGACATCGCCCGCACGTTCGCCACGCACGGCGCCGACCGGTTCGGCGCGGCGACCCCGTGGCACCGGCTGGACAGCGGCGAGCCCGTCCTCACGCTCGCGCCCATCGCGCTGCGCGTCGAGATCACCCACCGCATCCCCGCCGGTGAGCAGCACGTGGTCCTGGCGCAGGTCAGCCAGGTGCGCGTCGTCGGCACGCGCGAGCCGCTCCTGTACTGGGCCGGCGACTACCGACGGATCGCGTCGTGA